The nucleotide sequence GTACTTAATAAATGTTAGTTAAATTTTAGTGATGTATATTATATACATAATAATACAATTATAATTAAGCCTAAAGAGTCTGGCTTATTAGTCTTAGCGACTGAGGATAAAATTTTGCCTAGCGCTTCATTTCCTTGGGAACGGGGCAAAAATTAGGGAGCTTTAAACAAAAGACTGCTGGCTCGATGAGCTTGAGGCTTGAAAAGAACTCGCTTGAAGTACCTATTAGTTAATAGACTTTCCACGGCTAAGTACGTGGTTGAATTTAAATGACGGAGTGTGTTTTGAGTGATAAGTCACAAGCTATAGATTTTATACATAAAGTTCGCAGTCAGGTAGGGAAAGTTGTCATCGGTCAGGATGAGGTAGTCGAACGGGTACTGATTGCCTTGTTTACTGGGGGGCATTTATTGCTTGAAGGTCTACCGGGCCTAGCAAAAACACTGCTCGTCAATACCGTAGCAAAAGCGGTAGATTTGCAATTTAGTCGAGTTCAATTCACGATTGATATGCTGCCTTCAGATATTTTGGGAAGTGAAATTTTGGATCAAGCGAAAGGCAGTTTCTACGTTAATAAAGGTCCTGTTTTCACCAATTTATTATTAGCAGATGAAATCAATCGTGCCGCACCGAAAGTACAGGGCGCGCTGCTAGAATGTATGCAGGAGCGCAAAGTAACTATCGGTAAAGAGACTTTTACATTACCCTCGCCTTTCGTGGTGATTGCCACCCAGAATCCGGTGGAGCAGAGCGGTACATTTGAGCTCCCAGAAGCTCAGTTGGATCGCTTTATGATGATGCATCGTTTAGGCTATCCAGATGAACAGGACGAATTTAAGATTCTTACACAACAGCTCGGCCTTGGCTTGAGTAAAAATGAGGAAGGGGGTGCGGTTCCTCAGAGTGCTTTTGACTTGATTGAAGATAAATCAGTAGGTGGACTAGCGGATTTAGTGGGAGTGATGGAAATGATTCAAGCGGTACATGTCAGTGATATATTCACTCAGCATTGCCTACAATTAGTTCGAAAAACACGCGAGAATCCCTTAATCGAAATGGGAGCCAGCCCCCGTGCAGGCTTAGCTTTGGTGCAAGCGGCGCGAGCACGAGCCTTCATTCACGGGCGCGACTATGTGGTTCCCGAAGATCTTTTTGTCTTAGCTGAAGATATAATTTTGCATAGGATTCGTCTGACTTACGAAGCTTTAGCAGAAGGACATAGTGCTAAAGAAGTCTTACAAGAAAGTCTCAATCAGCTAGGTTGATTCATTGGATTCATCCCCACATGTGAATGACCATATTGATGAAAAACAATTTTCTCTAGCCGTCAAACGCCTAGCAGATAGTTTGTCTTATGGTACAGATATTTCCCCCTTTTTAGGTGGGGGGATTGATTTCGTGCAGTCACGACAATATATGCCAGGGGACTCGGTAAAATCAATTGATTGGCGGGTGACAGCACGAACGGGCAAAGTTTTTGTGAAAGAATACGAAGCCCCAAAACAAATGCCGATTTATATAGTGATGGATACTTCCGCATCGATGTGTGTGAGCTCCCTGAAAATGAGTAAATATGCTTGGGCAGTACAAATCGCGACGAGTTTGGCTTTGGTAGCTCAAAATCGCATGAGTCCAGTAGGTTTAATGGGCTGTGGTAGTCGAGAGCGAACGCTGCATTACCAGCCAAGTGTATCGAAAAATATTGTTATGCAATGGGCGAACGATTTACGCTATTATGATTTAGCAGAAAGGACTTCGCTAGGAGAAACACTTAGGGGGCTATTGCCTTCTTTAAAAAGTAAAAGCGTGGTGGTCGTGATTTCAGACCTACACGACGCAGATGCTATCTCAGCTCTTAAGTTGGTTCAACAAGGGCATGATTGCATGGTTCTTTTGATGCGTGATCCTGCCGAAGAAGGGCATCTTGGTGGCGGGATTTTTCGAGCGCAAGAAGCAGAGTCAGGCGCGGGCTTTACGAGTCATGGCAAAAAAAACTGGTTTGCAGGGGAGAATTATATAAGTGTTTTAAAGCGGGCGGGCATAGATAACTTACTCTTGAGAACAGATGAGCCGATGATGTCTAAGTTACGTCATTTCTTAAAGCATCGAGATGCCTTGGGGAAAAGTCGCTTATGAAATTGATTCTGCTCTTAAGTTTATTTTTACTCCCTTCATCTTATGCACTTGAAGTGGGGCTAGCTCACCCACAAAAAATTATCTTGCCAAGTGCTGACTGGCAAGTAAAAAGATTTACAGAAGGGAGCGATCTCGAAGTGCGCTTAGTCTCTATCATAGAACTGGGAGGAGAATACGAATATTCTTTAGAGCTTATTGCCAATAAAGAGGGCAAGTATAATCTCTTAGATTTTTTGCGAGATGCGCAAAGCCAAAAAGCGAGTGAAATCAAAGCCTTGTGGCTTAAGTTTGATAGTGAAATTCTAGCGGACTTTGATGGCGAACTTATCGGCTATGAGCAAAATATAATTGAACTAAAACCTTGGTATCAGTCATTTAATAAAGGACTGATAATTATATGGGCTCTAGCTTTATGCGGCATTATTTTCATTAGAAAAAGAAAGCCTGAAGTTGAATTAATAGAAGAAACTAAGCTGACCTTAGGAGAATATCTCCTCTCTAAATTAGAGCTATTGAATCAAGGGAAATCCAATAAGGAACTTTGGCAAGAAGTGGAATTGGCTTGTATTCAGTTTTGTCGTGAACGTTTAGCGTTAAAGGACCTATCTGGAGAGGAGCTTTTCGACGCTTTAAAAAAGGACGCTGAAGTGGCTCCACTGATCCTGACTTTGGAAAAATCTTTACATGGTCAAGAAAAAGTAAATCAACAAAGCTTAGTGAATCAAATCCGTCAATTCACGGAGAAAGAGCTGTGAATTTCGAGGCACTACATTTTTCATTGAGTAGCTGGTTTTTATTAGGTTTTATTCCCTTATTACTGCTCTTTCATGTGTGCTTAACGAAAGGCCACTCGATTATATTGCCAATGGATGGTAGCCAAGTAAAGAGTCAGAAGTGGCTCCTCATTTTATGTAATAGTGCCGGCATGCTACCAGCGCTCGTCTTAGTTATTGCAATCTTTCTCTTAGCAGGCCCCAAAATCAAGGGTAAACCCGAAGATGAAAAAATAATTTCGAATATTCAAATTTGCTTAGATTCATCGGGTTCAATGCGCGCTAATTTTGGCGAGGAAAATCGTTATGAAGTCGCCATGGGCGCGGTCAAGAAATTCACGGAATATCGTCGCGGGGATGCTTTTGGTTTGACGGTATTTGGCTCGGAATACATCAATTGGGTACCGGTGACCAAAGATACATCAGCGATTGCTCTCGCAACGCCTTTTTTATCGCCAGATAAAATGAGCAAGTGGTTTGGAGGAACGAATATTGCCAAGGCTTTGAAGGGTTGTCAACAACAGCTCATGCAACAAGAGGAGGGAGATCGTATGATTATTCTCGTTTCTGATGGTATCAGTAATAATCCTCAGGCAACGAATGATATGGCTCAAGAGCTGCGCAATAATGATATAGTTGTTTACTGCATTCATATCGGCAATGGTATGAGTAGCAATGAAATGACGAGTTTAGCGGGGATAACTGGAGGCCAGGTTTTTGGTGTAGATAATCCCAAAGCACTCGAGGAAACATTTCGGTTTATCGATGCTATGGAAAAGGCCAAGTTTATAAAAAAAGAAGCGAAAGAAGAAGATTATTATCAACCTTTTTCAGTGGCGGGCCTAACTCTCTTGGGCATGTATATCTTAAGTCTCTTTGGATTGAGGTATAACCCATGGTAACATTATTTATTGCAGCGATGGCAGGCTGCCTTTGTTTAATGGCAGAGTTAGTCCATTTAAAGCGGATACAAAAATTATCAGCGATGGCTTTTGGCCCCGAAGGACGGGCGCGAAAGTGGACCCAGTTTGTGCCATTGATACGCTCAGTAGCAGTGGTCGCTATTTGTTGGGGTTTACTTATCCTGATGAATTATCAAGGGGACAATCAAGGAGAAAATTTACTAGAACAAGAAATCCCTAAAGATAAAGTTGAGCATGTTTTAATCATTTTAGATGTGTCGCCGAGTATGTATTTAAAAGATGCGGGGCTAGAAGGTGATATTCAGCGCAAAGTACGAGCGCGTGAGGTTTTAGAATCAATGATGGAGCGCATTCGTAAGCCTTATGTTAAGTATAGTGTGGTGGCGACATTTACCGATGCCTTGCCAGTGATTATTGATACCAGTGACAATAGTGTGATCAGCAATATTCTCGACCTACCCATGGATCAAGCCTTTACGCCTGGCAAAACCGATTTATTAAAGGGTATTCAAAAGGCTTTCGAAATCGCTAAATCCTGGAAAGCAAATTCATGTACCTGTTTATTGATTTCTGATGGTGATTTTACTTCAGAAATAGGAATGCCTGACGCTCCACCTGCAATCAAAGAATTTTTAGTGGCAGGAGTGGGGAGCTCCCAAGGTTTGTTTATTGATGGCCATCAATCACGACAGGATACTTTAAGTCTTAAGCGTTTAGCAAAACGCCTCAGAGGGAATTATCAGGATGTGAATCAAAAGCATTTGTCGTCTCAAGTATTGGGAGATTTAGCCGGTGAATCTGAGCAAGAAGCCCAAAGTTTTACTTTACGTGAATGGGCTTTGCTAAGTTGTTTCTTAGGGAGTTTTGTCTTGGCCTTTCTGCCCTATTGTTTAGTTCGTTTTTCCATCGATCACCACGCCCAGCGCAATAAGTTACGAGACTTAAAGGTCTTGGGGCTTGAACAGAAATGAGAAAGTATCTTTTATTTATTTGCTTAAGTTTACCCTTTATGTGGGCCTATTATTATTTTGGTGCAGGACAGGCTTACCTTATACATGATCAAGTGGCAGAACTGAAAATCAAGGGCGATGCACTAGCGGCCGCGGGGAGCTGGGAAGAGAGTTTAAAGGTTTACGATGAAGCCTTGAGTGCATTGGGAAAAACGGACTTGGATAAAGCAAAAGCCTCACTTCATTTAGCCAAATCAAGAGTGTATCTCAATAATCAGCAAATAGTGCAAGCAACGAAAGAACTTGAGTCCTTAATGGCAATGATTCATAACAAGGAATTGACTTTAACGACAAATGATCAAGAGAAAGTACGAGCGGCTCTAGCGCATAGCCTTTATTACACAGCATGGCACATGCGTTTAGAGGGTGTGGCTAAACAATTTTGGAAAAAAGATTTAGAAAGCGCCAGGCAACACTTTCGCCTCTTAGCGGAATCAAAACGAGAGAATCAAAGCTTAAAGTATAATTTACAGGCAAGTATTGCCTTTGGTTTAATGGATAGAGAAGCTTTAAAACTAGAGCCCTTACCAGAAACTGATTCGGGCCGTGGCTCACAGGGAGTCGGCGCAGGTCGCGGAGCTGTTGGCCAGCAAGCCGGACAAGGGCAAGGCGAAGGCGAAGGAGAGGGTTTAGGTCAAGGCGAAGGTGAGCAAGATGCTCGCGGATCGGGATTAGGTGAAAGACCTGAGGGAACAGGATCATAATTTTATTATTAAGGAGTTATTATGCATAAATTATTTTTAGGGATCATATTTTTTAGCTGGCAGTTATTTGCTTCAGAGGCTTTAACTGATGGTGCGCAAGCAGGACGTTGGACGATGGATTATACGGCGGCGAAGAAGTACGCCAAAGACAATAAGAAGTTTTTGTTTATTAACTTCACTGGTAGTGATTGGTGTGGTTGGTGCAAATTGATGGATAAATCTGTTTTTTCGGATCCTACTTGGGGAGAATTCGCAAAAAAAGAATTGAGTTTAGTTTATGTTGATTTTCCTAAGGCAAGTCATTTGGTTCCCGCCAAGTTTTTGACTCAAAATGATGAGCTCAAAAAACAATATCAGGTAAAAGGCTATCCGACTTATATAGTTCTGAGTCCCGACGGACAACAGCTTCTTGGCCGTTTAGGAGCCGAGCGAAATGTGACCGCAGCAGGGTTTATTGATAAGCTCAAAACCTTACTCCCTAGTGCGAATACAGAATTGCCCAAGTTTGAATTAATCTCTCACCAGAGTGAAGTCATAGAAGATATGAATTTGAAGCTCCGAGAGTTTGCCAAAGGCGATGGCTTTACAAAAAAAGTGGTCTATGAGGATACCTATAATAAACTGGTGGAGCTCTTGAAAAAAGATCCCGTTTTATTTAGTACTTTAGATCCGGATGGTTTTGTAGAAATCATGTTTTATCGAGATCTCAGTCAAATGAAAAAATTGATTGATCTAGTTAAGCAAAGTGTCAATGCAGGGACACCAGAAGATAGCCTCTATAGACTCATTGATAAAAAGGCGAAAGTAGATGGTGAGAACTTAAGTAAAGTCTTTTTATACATGACTTTTTATTCGAATTTTGGTCAGCGTGAGAAGGCAATGCAGCAGCTACCTGATATGACTTTACTGAAGCAGATTACGAGTTTAGAAAAGGCAAAGCCATGGATTGCACTACTCAAATCAATCAATAGTAAAAGTTACCTAGAGCTTTGTTTTGCCTTGCAAAAAAAGAAGCTTCCGAGTGCGGATAAAATTTTTCTGGTGAATAGTATTGCCGATCATTGTGTTTCAGCAGACGCAGACTTTATGGATCAATGGTTTGAGAATGTATTAGCTCAAGAAGACTTGACCATCGCCTTGAAAAGCAATTTTGATAAAAAGCTTGTGAGTCTCCAAAAATCGAAAAACTTTGTTCAAAGAGCGATTGATTTAGCGAGTAGTATGAGAGTGATTAATCAGTTGTCTGAAGTTGCAGTTGATACCGGGATTTCGCGAGCTGCTTTGCGTCATTGGCAATTCGAATATGCCTACACTTTGATTGAGCAAAAGAAAGACAAAACCACAGCAAGCAAGAGTAGATCAAATGCTAAGCGTACACCGAAGTATGTGGCCTTTCAGCTTCTGGCACGCAATGCTCCTTCTCCAAAAACCTTAAGTGGGCTCAGTTTTGCCGAGCAGGAATTATTTGCATTTCAGCAGGCAGTAGCAGAATTGAAACAAGGCACCTATTCGGAGTTTTCCTTTGATCGATTATTAAGTTTTAAAGATCAATACCCTCAAACAATTGGGCGCTTCTGTAATGAGATATTCGACCAATGGGCGCGCTTAGTTAACCCCAATAGAAATTCTTTTTCACGGACAATACAGGCTCGCGGGCAGACCTTTAGGACTGAGCCAAAGAATATTCCTCTAACGCGTTTACGCCAAAAGAAAAATCTCCAGAATTGCCAGGCGATGTTTCGTAAAGTTTACGAAGCAGGAATACAGACGGATCCCTCTTCTCAAGTGCGGGCATTTATTGCCTGTTTTAGCCAAGCAGAAGTGATTAGTGAAGATGATGTACGATTAGTATTTGGTGATTTAAAGCAATTAAATGACGAAATATTATTAGTGTTGACCAAGCATTTGATGGCCTTGGTTCAAAGAGATTGGGTCGATGATAAAAACCGTCGCAGGATACAAACTCAGTATCAAACGAATCGCAGTGAAGAAGAGGCCCAAAAAGAAGCTCTCAGCGCTTATCAAGCAGTGATTAATCTGCTCACGGATCGCTTGAGAATTAGTGATGACAATATTGAATTAACAGTCAACTTAGCCTCGGCACTCTATGATTTTGCGGAGTACAAAAATAATAATAAGCTATGCACCCTTGAAGAATATGTAGCTCTGCGGAATCAAGCTTTTACACGTTTCAGAGATTGCGCCAAGCTTTATGAATCCTTGCTCGAATCGCGGAAAGCAGAGTATACAATAAGTCCTTTTAGTAATTGGTTTAGTGTGATTTTAGGCGCGAGT is from Lentisphaera profundi and encodes:
- a CDS encoding thioredoxin family protein → MHKLFLGIIFFSWQLFASEALTDGAQAGRWTMDYTAAKKYAKDNKKFLFINFTGSDWCGWCKLMDKSVFSDPTWGEFAKKELSLVYVDFPKASHLVPAKFLTQNDELKKQYQVKGYPTYIVLSPDGQQLLGRLGAERNVTAAGFIDKLKTLLPSANTELPKFELISHQSEVIEDMNLKLREFAKGDGFTKKVVYEDTYNKLVELLKKDPVLFSTLDPDGFVEIMFYRDLSQMKKLIDLVKQSVNAGTPEDSLYRLIDKKAKVDGENLSKVFLYMTFYSNFGQREKAMQQLPDMTLLKQITSLEKAKPWIALLKSINSKSYLELCFALQKKKLPSADKIFLVNSIADHCVSADADFMDQWFENVLAQEDLTIALKSNFDKKLVSLQKSKNFVQRAIDLASSMRVINQLSEVAVDTGISRAALRHWQFEYAYTLIEQKKDKTTASKSRSNAKRTPKYVAFQLLARNAPSPKTLSGLSFAEQELFAFQQAVAELKQGTYSEFSFDRLLSFKDQYPQTIGRFCNEIFDQWARLVNPNRNSFSRTIQARGQTFRTEPKNIPLTRLRQKKNLQNCQAMFRKVYEAGIQTDPSSQVRAFIACFSQAEVISEDDVRLVFGDLKQLNDEILLVLTKHLMALVQRDWVDDKNRRRIQTQYQTNRSEEEAQKEALSAYQAVINLLTDRLRISDDNIELTVNLASALYDFAEYKNNNKLCTLEEYVALRNQAFTRFRDCAKLYESLLESRKAEYTISPFSNWFSVILGASNLPSLEMSATVSDVYLDDLREQLYGMDPQWRDRHISMLGEWLTKTWPNLQPHVKLPFMSAAKRIMGDHSSIKSIEDQLSLYEDLLSEVKLSAKLDGSSSVGHVNEFGVFLSLQHSKELNREAGGFDKYAMGAVNINGRRVINYRQKFTDQINKALKDKFDLGSITWITDRPKPMGLARKHWQETPLAYLSLRAKDAAIDKLPEIIIEMDFNDGQGQVVLPVRSNVVLISSQSKEYQIRPYKNAKLEMVLDSRGASDGKVSLDLQMTGEGLLPDLSKLLKVPASYKLKLKDEQAEPIVSKFEQKHGGVLVSSELSIEVPVEWQGELASFEFPTLEVKDVLVEYKKYQDADIVPADKVEYLKAKAARSPVFYIMTTLCALLIGLALVKLFKASSIEAPEVRQLDFDLPKNISAVSVSAYLKQIQKSSHELAKDPELEHDINLIDESYFAKTSTQLEPQLETLLKKWEARL
- a CDS encoding vWA domain-containing protein; translation: MNFEALHFSLSSWFLLGFIPLLLLFHVCLTKGHSIILPMDGSQVKSQKWLLILCNSAGMLPALVLVIAIFLLAGPKIKGKPEDEKIISNIQICLDSSGSMRANFGEENRYEVAMGAVKKFTEYRRGDAFGLTVFGSEYINWVPVTKDTSAIALATPFLSPDKMSKWFGGTNIAKALKGCQQQLMQQEEGDRMIILVSDGISNNPQATNDMAQELRNNDIVVYCIHIGNGMSSNEMTSLAGITGGQVFGVDNPKALEETFRFIDAMEKAKFIKKEAKEEDYYQPFSVAGLTLLGMYILSLFGLRYNPW
- a CDS encoding VWA domain-containing protein, which produces MVTLFIAAMAGCLCLMAELVHLKRIQKLSAMAFGPEGRARKWTQFVPLIRSVAVVAICWGLLILMNYQGDNQGENLLEQEIPKDKVEHVLIILDVSPSMYLKDAGLEGDIQRKVRAREVLESMMERIRKPYVKYSVVATFTDALPVIIDTSDNSVISNILDLPMDQAFTPGKTDLLKGIQKAFEIAKSWKANSCTCLLISDGDFTSEIGMPDAPPAIKEFLVAGVGSSQGLFIDGHQSRQDTLSLKRLAKRLRGNYQDVNQKHLSSQVLGDLAGESEQEAQSFTLREWALLSCFLGSFVLAFLPYCLVRFSIDHHAQRNKLRDLKVLGLEQK
- a CDS encoding AAA family ATPase, producing the protein MTECVLSDKSQAIDFIHKVRSQVGKVVIGQDEVVERVLIALFTGGHLLLEGLPGLAKTLLVNTVAKAVDLQFSRVQFTIDMLPSDILGSEILDQAKGSFYVNKGPVFTNLLLADEINRAAPKVQGALLECMQERKVTIGKETFTLPSPFVVIATQNPVEQSGTFELPEAQLDRFMMMHRLGYPDEQDEFKILTQQLGLGLSKNEEGGAVPQSAFDLIEDKSVGGLADLVGVMEMIQAVHVSDIFTQHCLQLVRKTRENPLIEMGASPRAGLALVQAARARAFIHGRDYVVPEDLFVLAEDIILHRIRLTYEALAEGHSAKEVLQESLNQLG
- a CDS encoding DUF58 domain-containing protein; this translates as MDSSPHVNDHIDEKQFSLAVKRLADSLSYGTDISPFLGGGIDFVQSRQYMPGDSVKSIDWRVTARTGKVFVKEYEAPKQMPIYIVMDTSASMCVSSLKMSKYAWAVQIATSLALVAQNRMSPVGLMGCGSRERTLHYQPSVSKNIVMQWANDLRYYDLAERTSLGETLRGLLPSLKSKSVVVVISDLHDADAISALKLVQQGHDCMVLLMRDPAEEGHLGGGIFRAQEAESGAGFTSHGKKNWFAGENYISVLKRAGIDNLLLRTDEPMMSKLRHFLKHRDALGKSRL